A genomic window from Prunus persica cultivar Lovell chromosome G2, Prunus_persica_NCBIv2, whole genome shotgun sequence includes:
- the LOC109946983 gene encoding disease resistance protein RGA2-like isoform X3: MAEGVLFYVAEGIIERLGSLFFQEIALLWGVKDDLQKLKEKVAQLQAVLLDAEQKQANNNEVKVWLQSVEDAVYEADDVVDEFYTEAQWRQMVPGNNKVSKQVRIFFSSSNQLVFGLKMGHKIKNINLRLHVIASDRMFIQLEQVNHEDARFVIRERVTHSFVREDNIIGRDEDKRAIIQLLLDLDPISTENVSTISIVGFGGLGKTALAQLVFNDEVVQNHFELKMWTCVSNVFELNVLAEKIIQSATNEEPKNLRMDQLQRNLRGKIDGKKYLLVLDDVWNEDHGKWDDLKDLLMGGARGSKILITTRSKKVANIADTAEPYNLRGMNEEQSWFLFKKMAFKEGKEPDSSTIKAIGEEIARKCQGVPLAIRTIGRMLYPKHQETEWLAFKSNKLSTISQEEDVIIPTLRLSYDVLPSHLKHCFAYCSLFPPDYEIPVENLIKLWVAQGFVKSSNPNECLEDVGYEYYNELVWRSFFQEEKKDGFGIIKSCKMHDLMNELAVKVAGEGSRIIHRNKTDFDARHLLHVSFDFDVVLSEWEIPTSLLESNKLRTFLFLRQRWQDKLFHKSFYATISSNFKSLRMLSLNDLGITKLPKCLRKMKHLRYLDLSGNPIKRLPNWIVKLQNLETLDLNCCRFLVELPRDIKKLINLRHLILANCDNLAWIPHGLGELTRLRTLNTFVLSENKSMLRDSAGLSELGKLNDLRGELKIINLRCEQTMMSELNYDCAVLKEKRHLYSLTLYWMDIERENNDAEESDVIIKSMEALQPHSSLKELDVNGYPGARLASWFHSLTNIVNLTLFDCYRCQHLPPLDHLPFLKCLDLFGLRNLEHISAEDKVKDFAGDVMMMSAASPSTTFFPSLESLYLRICPNLKGWWRNDTASASASSFPCLSFLSIYGCPNLTSMPLYPNLDELWLQKSSWKVLPSSFVPSYKLKYLEIRGVEDIEYVPEEGIGNLTLLEKLEIKDCPNLVSLPDQGMGRLISLQRLHISKCPNLASLPEGLRCLVSLKRLIIESCPILKQRCQKETGEDWSKIAHIPDISID, from the exons ATGGCAGAAGGAGTCCTCTTCTACGTTGCAGAAGGGATCATTGAAAGGTTAGGCTCCCTTTTTTTCCAAGAGATTGCTTTGCTTTGGGGTGTCAAAGATGACCTCCAAAAGCTGAAGGAGAAAGTTGCCCAACTCCAAGCTGTTCTTCTTGATGCTGAGCAAAAACAAGCCAACAATAATGAAGTCAAAGTGTGGCTCCAAAGCGTAGAAGATGCAGTTTATGAAGCTGATGACGTGGTCGATGAGTTTTATACTGAAGCTCAGTGGAGACAAATGGTGCCCGGAAATAATAAAGTGTCAAAGCAGGTACGCATCTTCTTCTCTAGCTCAAACCAGCTTGTTTTTGGGCTGAAGATGGGTCATAAGATTAAAAATATCAACCTGAGGCTGCATGTGATTGCCTCAGACAGAATGTTTATTCAATTAGAACAAGTGAACCACGAAGATGCACGATTTGTAATAAGAGAGAGGGTCACCCACTCATTTGTCCGCGAGGATAATATAATAGGGAGAGATGAAGATAAAAGAGCAATTATTCAacttttgttggatttggatCCCATCTCTACAGAAAATGTCTCAACTATTTCCATAGTTGGATTTGGAGGATTGGGAAAAACTGCACTTGCCCAACTAGTTTTCAACGATGAGGTGGTTCAAAATCATTTTGAGCTGAAAATGTGGACATGTGTCTCCAATGTGTTTGAATTGAATGTACTTGCTGAGAAAATCATTCAATCTGCAACTAATGAGGAACCAAAAAACCTTAGGATGGATCAATTGCAAAGGAATCTTAGGGGAAAGATAGATGGAAAGAAATACCTCCTTGTGTTAGACGATGTGTGGAATGAAGATCATGGAAAATGGGACGACTTGAAAGACTTGTTGATGGGTGGTGCAAGAGGTAGTAAAATACTAATAACTACTCGTAGTAAAAAAGTTGCAAATATAGCAGATACAGCTGAGCCATATAACTTAAGGGGCATGAATGAAGAGCAGTCCTGGtttttatttaagaaaatgGCGTTCAAAGAGGGAAAAGAGCCAGATAGTTCAACAATTAAGGCCATTGGGGAGGAGATTGCTAGAAAATGTCAGGGGGTTCCTCTTGCTATAAGGACCATAGGACGGATGTTGTACCCTAAACATCAAGAAACTGAGTGGTTGGCTTTCAAGAGTAACAAGCTTTCAACAATAAGTCAAGAAGAAGATGTTATTATACCAACACTTAGGCTGAGTTATGATGTTCTCCCATCACATTTGAAACATTGTTTTGCTTATTGTAGTTTGTTCCCACCTGATTATGAGATTCCCgtagaaaatttaattaagttgtGGGTGGCACAAGGGTTCGTTAAGTCTTCAAATCCTAATGAGTGCTTGGAAGATGTTGGTTATGAATATTATAACGAACTAGTTTGGAGATCTTTtttccaagaagaaaaaaaagatgggtTTGGTATAATAAAAAGCTGTAAAATGCATGATCTCATGAATGAACTTGCTGTTAAAGTGGCAGGGGAGGGAAGCAGAATAATACATCGCAACAAGACTGATTTTGATGCAAGACATCTTCTTCATGTATCTTTCGATTTTGATGTTGTTTTGTCGGAATGGGAGATACCGACATCCTTGCTGGAATCAAATAAGCTAAggacttttcttttcctaagACAAAGGTGGCAGGACAAGTTATTCCATAAGTCATTTTATGCTacaatttcttcaaattttaagtcATTGCGTATGTTGAGTTTGAATGACTTGGGAATTACAAAATTGCCAAAATGTCTTAGGAAAATGAAACATTTAAGATATCTTGATCTTAGTGGAAATCCCATTAAGAGACTTCCAAATTGGATAGTGAAACTTCAAAATTTGGAAACACTAGATCTCAATTGTTGTCGGTTTCTTGTGGAATTGCCTAGAGATATTAAGAAATTGATCAACTTGAGGCATCTCATTTTGGCAAATTGTGACAACTTGGCTTGGATTCCTCATGGATTGGGTGAATTGACTCGTCTTCGTACTTTGAATAcatttgttttgagtgaaaacaAATCCATGTTGAGGGACAGTGCAGGGCTCAGTGAGTTAGGAAAGCTAAATGATTTAAGAGGAGagttgaaaatcataaatttgAGGTGTGAGCAAACTATGATGTCAGAATTGAATTATGATTGTGCAGTTTTGAAGGAAAAACGGCATCTCTATTCGTTGACTTTATATTGGATGGAcattgaaagagaaaataatgatGCGGAGGAGAGTGATGTAATTATAAAGTCAATGGAAGCACTGCAGCCCCATTCGAGTCTAAAAGAGTTAGACGTGAACGGATACCCGGGTGCAAGGCTTGCGAGTTGGTTTCATTCTCTCACAAATATTGTTAATCTCACATTGTTTGACTGTTATAGATGCCAACATCTTCCACCGTTGGATCATTTACCTTTTCTTAAGTGTCTTGATCTTTTCGGGTTAAGGAATTTGGAGCACATATCTGCAGAAGACAAGGTCAAGGACTTCGCCGGTGATGTGATGATGATGTCAGCTGCTTCTCCATCGACGACCTTCTTTCCCTCCTTAGAGAGTCTTTATCTAAGAATATGCCCTAATCTCAAGGGATGGTGGAGGAATGACACAGCTTCAGCTTCAGCTTCTTCATTTccttgtctttcttttttatctatATATGGTTGTCCTAACCTAACTTCCATGCCGCTGTACCCAAATCTTGATGAACTGTGGTTACAGAAAAGCAGCTGGAAGGTCCTTCCCTCCTCCTTTGTTCCCTcttacaaattaaaatatctaGAGATTAGGGGCGTTGAGGATATAGAATATGTGCCAGAAGAAGGGATTGGAAACCTCACATTACTTGAGAAGCTTGAAATTAAAGATTGTCCTAATTTGGTATCACTACCAGATCAAGGGATGGGTCGCCTCATCTCCTTACAGAGACTTCATATTTCAAAGTGTCCTAATTTGGCATCACTCCCGGAAGGGCTTCGTTGCCTCGTCTCATTAAAAAGGTTGATAATTGAGAGTTGCCCCATCTTAAAGCAAAGATGCCAGAAAGAAACAGGTGAGGACTGGTCCAAGATTGCTCACATCCCAGACATTAGCATTG atTGA